The nucleotide sequence CGGGTCTTGAAACATCTTGACCAGGGTCTTCTCCGCGTAACTCTCCACACGCGCGGCGGGCGACAACTGAACTTCACCCAGTTCGCACGCCTCCGACAAAGTCAGTTTGAAGTAGCGGGCCGCTGTTGCAGGAAACGATGCGACGATTGGCGCCAGCGGAACCGGGCCCACATTGATTTCGAGGTTATGACGGTCGATATCGAATTTCTTTACCGTCGTGAATTGCTGGCCATCCGTGGAGGACTGCAACTCCGCGGTGACCTTGACCTTCTGGATGGGATATACAGTAATACTGCGTGCAGTAAATGGCTCCGGCAATTCGAATGTGATGGAGTTGGGCGTACGCGCCGTCTCTTTTGCCACGACGCCTTCGCCTTCTGGCACCGGAAATGCCAACACGGCTATGTCCTGGAAGTCCCCTTGCGGCACCGGCAGCTTGCCCTCGAAATGCTGCGGCCCCGTCAGCCTTTTTTCGGGGAGTGTAACGTAGCGCATGGCCTTCTGTGGTGTCACCCAGGGACCGCCCGACTGGCTCCACCCGGGCGAGTTAAACAAGCCGATGTCCACGCCGAGCCGCGTGCCTTCACGAACAGCGTGCTCAATGAAGCCCCACCATTCATCGGACAACGCTTTTGCCGCATCGGGAGTCGCGGGCAATCCGCTTTGGCCGCTGATGACGCCAATGTAGCCCTCGCCAATGCCGACACGCCGCATCATCTCAAGGTCCTTGGTGATGCCTTCCTTGGTGATGTGGCCATCCATCCAATACCAGTAACATCGAGGCTTTGTATTGTCGGGAGGCGACAGGAATTTGGATTGAAGATCGTCAGTCGCGGCGCCGCCATGCAGCGCCGACATTGCTACAAGAAGCAAAGATAGATTGATCACGGTCGTGCCACCTTCAGTCTGAAGTTATTCCCCGGGACTGGAATGCATGTCCCCGAGCTCAAAGTCTACATCGTTCAAGGTCCTGAGTCATCCCCCGAAAGAGACGATACCGGGTCGTTGCCCTACAAAGAAAATTGGCGGCGCACCCGAAGGCATGCCGCCAATTCATGACTTGTATCAACCTTCGAAAGCTACTTCTGAATAGCCTTCTTGATCTTCTCGGCGGCAAGGCCCGCTTCCGCCTTGAGAGCCTCATCAGCCATCAAGGGTTCGATTAGCGCCAAGGCCTTTTCGTCGTGCACTTCACCCAGTCCGGCGAGCAACTGTTTCTTCTCGTCGGCGTTCGCGGCAAGCTTCATACCTTCGTCGTACAACGCCAGCGTCGCGTCGACGCCGCGATCGCTCGGCACTCGCAGGAGACGCGCAAAACCGCGGAACGCGAGGGCGCGCTTGGTTTCGTCTTGCGTCCCCGAGATGATCTTCTTCAGATCGCCAAGGACTTCAGGGGTTGGCCACTCGGCAAGCGCACGAAGCGCGGCTTCGGCGACTTGCTCGCTCTTCGCGTCGTTCGCGGCGCGAATCGCATCCAGCACGCTGGGATCGCCGATGCGTCCCATGTCGCGCAGCAACGCGGCGCGCGCGCCCGCGGCGGCCTTGCGCTCTTTCAATGATTGGTAAACGCCCAGGATACCGGCCGACGGCTTTTGATCCATCGCGATCTTCTGAGCCACCGTCACAAGGGCGTTTTCTGCCGACTGCTGGGCGCTGTTGCCTACCATGGCGACGACAAGCTGTGCAAGTTCGGGCACCGTCGTGCCGTCCGAGAGCACGCCCAGCGCGTCAAAGGCTGCCGCGCGCACTGAATCGTCTCCATACTGTGTCATCTTCAGAATGAACGGACGCGCTGCCGTGCAATTGCGCGCCGCGAGGCTACGCACGAGTTCCACGCGCGTCTTCGGATCGCCCGTGTCGACCGCCTTCATCATGGCCTCGTCGATGCCGTCGCCACGCAGCGAGTCCAGACTATCCCGAGCGGATTTTGCGAGGTCGCCGTCGGAAGTATTGACGGTTTCGACCAGCAATGCGATTGCGGACGCATCGCCCACCGTTGCAAGCGTCTGCACGGCGGCTCCCTTAACCTCGGGATCGGCGCTGCCAACGGCAGACACCACAGCAGGCATTGCGGCTTTGTCCGCGCGCTCTTTCAAAATAGCCAACAGAATGATCTGAACTTCTGGCGCGGCGCCCGCAACTGCGTCGGCGCAGGCTGTCGTCACTTTCGTTCCTTCGAGCTTACGAAGGGCAAGCGAACCGACGCCGCGCATGCCGAGATCTTCGTCCTTCAACAGCGCCAACGATTTCTCCACCGCCGTCTCCGGTTGCAGCGAAATCAATGCCTTGGTCGCCGCAATGCGAACGGGCTTCGGATAGGTTTCCGCGACAAGCTTTTCGCACAGCGCAATCGCTTCGGGATTCTTCCCCTCCGTCATCAGCTTCTGCGCGCAAAGGACAAGCCCAT is from Candidatus Hydrogenedentota bacterium and encodes:
- a CDS encoding HEAT repeat domain-containing protein, giving the protein MNGRMWNHKTLLLLAGLLALGFVAPLVSAQDASIDDTIKAIGSYAFGQTREPLCKVEDLVRNSLTNPEQRAVVEKGLLALLEDANTTDDCKDFVCRQLQFFGSDESVPVLAKMLTTEKYSDMARYALESKPGRLTDDAFLAALSQTSGRTQVGIINSLGVRGSADFVAALAGLLGSGDKAVSDATALAIGRIGGDAAIQALTNAEAQAPAELKVSIANGLVLCAQKLMTEGKNPEAIALCEKLVAETYPKPVRIAATKALISLQPETAVEKSLALLKDEDLGMRGVGSLALRKLEGTKVTTACADAVAGAAPEVQIILLAILKERADKAAMPAVVSAVGSADPEVKGAAVQTLATVGDASAIALLVETVNTSDGDLAKSARDSLDSLRGDGIDEAMMKAVDTGDPKTRVELVRSLAARNCTAARPFILKMTQYGDDSVRAAAFDALGVLSDGTTVPELAQLVVAMVGNSAQQSAENALVTVAQKIAMDQKPSAGILGVYQSLKERKAAAGARAALLRDMGRIGDPSVLDAIRAANDAKSEQVAEAALRALAEWPTPEVLGDLKKIISGTQDETKRALAFRGFARLLRVPSDRGVDATLALYDEGMKLAANADEKKQLLAGLGEVHDEKALALIEPLMADEALKAEAGLAAEKIKKAIQK